A window from uncultured Desulfobacter sp. encodes these proteins:
- a CDS encoding PAAR-like domain-containing protein, whose amino-acid sequence MGNKVFANGREVSCKAAAGKAVCAFPDVCFTPPQTAVTPPGVPIPYPNTGVAKDTTKGSKRVKISGKEVILKNKSYFKKSTGDEAGSAPKKGVMTNKVTGKVYFNSWSMDVKFEGENVTRHLDLTTHNHASVPGDTPTWPYIDSQALDTSKNACQKEKNREKEACKDYKPRNPDGEDPCPPVAAKPSDADSANQYAMQIQKGSNENSKKCLRARRCMLQPYQPSEKQQGGCCEGQTAHHLVEASSFWDEGQRKIKPEERKVLFGKEKYDDKKAPCVCAEGTGHGIGTHGMLHVIQSAMALNNKEALLFDSKGHPLLKKHKVTSLEKAQRQGAKAVKAVFPESDCSVECLENQLKAYHETECGLSNKEQIRSVVTVSTKETLRKRFKALKDYLYAKKDLIKRAGEVITSR is encoded by the coding sequence ATGGGCAACAAAGTATTTGCTAACGGACGGGAAGTCTCCTGCAAGGCTGCAGCCGGAAAAGCCGTATGCGCTTTCCCTGATGTTTGTTTTACTCCTCCGCAGACGGCGGTCACCCCGCCGGGCGTCCCAATTCCATACCCCAATACGGGCGTTGCAAAAGATACAACGAAAGGCAGTAAGAGAGTAAAAATTTCAGGAAAAGAAGTTATCCTAAAAAATAAATCTTACTTTAAGAAAAGTACCGGTGATGAAGCAGGAAGCGCTCCTAAAAAGGGTGTGATGACGAATAAGGTAACTGGAAAAGTTTATTTTAATAGCTGGTCCATGGATGTAAAATTTGAGGGAGAGAATGTGACCAGACATCTCGATCTTACCACACACAATCACGCATCTGTTCCCGGCGATACGCCGACTTGGCCGTATATTGATTCCCAGGCACTTGACACTAGTAAAAATGCCTGCCAAAAAGAAAAAAATAGGGAAAAAGAGGCTTGCAAGGATTATAAACCAAGAAATCCCGATGGCGAGGATCCTTGTCCGCCAGTAGCGGCCAAACCATCTGATGCGGATTCAGCAAATCAATATGCGATGCAAATTCAAAAAGGCTCAAATGAAAATTCAAAAAAGTGCCTAAGGGCGAGACGTTGCATGTTACAACCTTACCAACCTTCCGAAAAACAACAAGGTGGATGTTGTGAGGGCCAAACGGCTCACCACCTTGTTGAGGCAAGTTCATTTTGGGATGAAGGGCAAAGAAAAATTAAACCGGAAGAAAGAAAAGTGCTATTTGGCAAGGAAAAGTATGATGATAAAAAAGCACCGTGTGTCTGTGCTGAAGGAACCGGCCACGGTATCGGTACGCATGGTATGCTGCACGTTATTCAATCGGCAATGGCATTAAATAATAAGGAAGCTTTATTATTTGATTCAAAAGGACATCCCTTATTAAAAAAACATAAGGTCACATCTCTTGAGAAGGCTCAGAGGCAGGGGGCAAAGGCCGTCAAAGCCGTTTTTCCAGAATCTGATTGTAGTGTTGAATGTCTTGAAAATCAGCTGAAGGCTTATCATGAAACTGAGTGTGGCCTATCTAACAAAGAGCAAATCCGATCTGTTGTGACCGTTTCTACCAAAGAAACTCTCCGTAAGCGATTTAAAGCATTAAAAGATTATTTATATGCAAAAAAAGATCTAATAAAAAGGGCTGGAGAGGTAATTACTTCAAGATAG
- a CDS encoding TIGR02270 family protein gives MIIPEIVLQHVEEVAFLWLLRHYAVGEPHYDLSDLAHLDDRIDAHIDGLRIAGNAGWEIAKENLTFEESGEVFTASILALDELIIGKTDRFDAVLQCIDVDPLLCNGLVSAMGWYRFEEIEPIVSTFASEGRPFLQRCAIAACAIHRKDPGALLLKGLTHEDPFVRSRALKAVGELGRQDLLSDLKNHIEDDDPDCRWQAAWATGLFKDRQSLPTLFSVAENGGEHADEACAMAVRVMNPAESYPWLNMLMAVPGLARIAVKGSGAMGNPGNIPILLQMMEDPDLARLAGEAVAMITGVDLAYEDLDKEVPEGFETGPSEDPEDDNVDLDPDEDLPWPDPVMVGQWWNENKNRFQPNTRYLAGRPLESKHLIHVLKTGYQRQRMAAAVELAMIHPGMPLFEVRAPGKRQKSQLRTSNEIK, from the coding sequence ATGATCATACCAGAAATTGTACTTCAGCATGTTGAGGAAGTAGCCTTTTTATGGCTTCTTCGACACTATGCCGTCGGGGAACCACATTATGATTTATCAGACCTGGCCCATCTTGATGATCGGATAGATGCGCACATTGACGGTCTCCGAATTGCAGGGAATGCCGGTTGGGAGATTGCAAAAGAAAATCTTACATTTGAGGAATCCGGGGAGGTTTTCACGGCATCAATTCTTGCACTTGATGAATTGATTATAGGTAAGACGGATCGATTCGATGCGGTGTTGCAATGTATTGATGTAGATCCTCTTCTGTGCAATGGACTGGTCTCTGCAATGGGGTGGTATCGTTTTGAAGAGATTGAACCGATTGTTTCAACATTTGCCTCGGAAGGACGTCCGTTCCTGCAACGATGCGCCATTGCCGCCTGTGCGATACACAGAAAGGACCCCGGAGCATTGTTGCTTAAAGGGCTGACGCATGAAGATCCTTTTGTGCGATCAAGGGCATTAAAGGCGGTGGGAGAACTGGGACGACAGGATCTGCTGTCGGACCTTAAAAACCATATAGAGGACGATGACCCGGACTGCCGGTGGCAGGCGGCATGGGCAACAGGCCTTTTTAAGGATCGGCAAAGCCTGCCCACCCTTTTTTCCGTTGCTGAAAATGGGGGCGAACACGCAGACGAGGCCTGTGCCATGGCGGTGAGGGTTATGAATCCCGCTGAATCCTATCCCTGGCTCAATATGCTTATGGCTGTACCGGGGCTTGCCCGTATAGCGGTCAAGGGATCTGGTGCCATGGGGAACCCCGGAAATATCCCTATACTGCTACAGATGATGGAAGATCCTGATTTGGCGAGACTGGCAGGAGAAGCTGTTGCTATGATCACTGGGGTGGATTTGGCCTACGAGGACCTGGACAAAGAAGTGCCTGAAGGTTTTGAGACCGGGCCTTCCGAGGACCCCGAAGACGACAATGTGGATTTGGATCCAGATGAAGACCTGCCCTGGCCAGACCCTGTCATGGTGGGGCAGTGGTGGAATGAAAACAAAAACAGATTTCAGCCTAATACCCGATATCTTGCCGGCAGGCCTCTTGAATCCAAACATTTGATCCATGTTTTGAAAACAGGATATCAGCGCCAGCGCATGGCCGCGGCAGTTGAGCTTGCCATGATACATCCGGGTATGCCTTTGTTTGAAGTCCGGGCTCCGGGAAAACGGCAGAAATCCCAGCTTAGGACCTCAAATGAAATAAAGTAG
- a CDS encoding PAAR-like domain-containing protein: MGNNVFANGREIACKAADGKAICAFPDVCFTPPQTPATPPGVPIPYPNTAFAKDTDKGSKKVKISGKQVMLKNKSHFKTSTGDEAGSAPKKGIMTSKIKGKAYFNMWSMDVKFEGQNVVRHLDMTTHNHGSFPGNSPPWMYADTMAMSPIKNCENDAGKKKTACEGLATKEAQCKKDECKAAKRCELVTYNQGRRKGEKSQVACCPGDEPHHLVEAHCFYEVGERGNEMKRVFKTPGGKQKYIDKDAPCVCAEGPRHAYEHGQYHAFQGRLEKAFDNKSYE; the protein is encoded by the coding sequence ATGGGAAACAACGTATTTGCAAACGGCAGGGAGATTGCTTGCAAAGCCGCGGATGGCAAGGCCATCTGCGCCTTTCCGGATGTATGCTTCACACCCCCGCAAACCCCGGCCACCCCGCCAGGTGTCCCCATCCCTTACCCCAACACGGCATTTGCCAAGGATACCGACAAGGGAAGCAAAAAAGTCAAAATTTCCGGCAAGCAGGTGATGCTGAAAAATAAATCTCATTTTAAAACCAGCACTGGCGACGAAGCCGGATCAGCCCCGAAAAAAGGTATTATGACCAGTAAAATCAAAGGGAAGGCCTATTTTAACATGTGGTCCATGGATGTAAAATTCGAGGGGCAAAATGTGGTACGGCATTTAGATATGACGACACATAATCATGGGTCTTTCCCTGGGAACTCACCCCCATGGATGTATGCAGATACAATGGCAATGTCCCCGATTAAAAATTGTGAAAATGATGCAGGTAAAAAGAAAACGGCGTGTGAAGGATTGGCAACAAAAGAGGCTCAATGCAAAAAGGATGAATGCAAAGCGGCAAAGAGATGCGAGTTGGTTACTTATAATCAGGGGAGGAGAAAAGGAGAGAAAAGCCAAGTTGCTTGTTGCCCTGGTGATGAACCCCACCATCTTGTTGAAGCGCATTGTTTTTACGAAGTTGGTGAGCGCGGCAATGAAATGAAACGTGTTTTTAAAACACCGGGCGGGAAACAGAAGTATATCGATAAAGATGCCCCTTGTGTCTGTGCAGAAGGCCCCAGGCATGCTTATGAACATGGCCAATATCATGCGTTTCAGGGCAGGCTGGAGAAAGCATTTGACAATAAAAGCTATGAATAG
- the tssH gene encoding type VI secretion system ATPase TssH, with protein sequence MVNVDIKSLLSRLNDFCTNTLQAGAGLCVSRTHYEVTVEHFILKVVEDPRSDISLILKQFEIESGTVIKQIETAIEELKTGNSSRPVFSPRLLDLFQDAWMVASIELEENDIRSGAILLALLERPQSYVSGSYDALLKKISLETLKEQFFAITKGSNEASSIKPASTSKPGGGEPQKSGSFINRFCNNFTEKASLGGIDPVFGRDEEIRQMIDVLSRRRKNNPICVGEPGVGKTAVVEGLALRIIQDDVPDVLKNVTLLELDMGLLEAGAGMKGEFENRLKGVITEVKAYETPVILFIDEAHTLIGAGGSAGGSDAANLLKPALARGELRTVAATTWGEYKKYFEKDPALARRFQPIKLDEPSVADTELILRGLKPGYEKTHKVIITEAAVKAAAEFSDRYIAGRFLPDKAIDLLDTGCARVKINLSTKPPALEDKDRAIQAFERTQTAMERDRDNNMPIDEETYEKILADIDQYTRDADAIKERWEKEMQAAQAVLELRAELQATDKTDADAIEKIKSKLSEADTELARIQGENALMQLEVNENVIAQVVSDWTGIPLGKMLKDEAENIVNLDKRLGERVKGQDHALQAIAEVIRASKAGIKDPSQPMGVFLLAGPSGVGKTETGMAIADLMFGSEKNSVIINMSEFQEGHTVSRLIGSPPGYVGFGEGGMLTEAVRQKPYSVVLLDEVEKAHPDILNLFYQVFDKGVLTDGEGKEINFKNTVIILTSNLATDTIQAMTIDQEQVEIEAVTSAIRPMLSKYFKPALLARMTVLPYVSLKPDVLSMIVGLKLKKVKKTLKENNKIELQFTDKVQEQITARCSEVETGARNIDYILNANIFPKISRELLTRMSTDGMPSKIILDVDETDSFTIEFED encoded by the coding sequence ATGGTGAATGTTGATATAAAGTCTTTGCTTTCCCGTTTAAATGATTTTTGTACCAACACCCTTCAGGCCGGTGCCGGACTGTGTGTGTCAAGAACCCATTACGAAGTGACCGTGGAACATTTTATCCTGAAAGTGGTTGAGGACCCCCGATCTGATATTTCATTGATTCTCAAACAGTTTGAGATCGAATCGGGCACCGTAATCAAACAAATCGAAACCGCCATTGAAGAACTTAAAACCGGTAATTCAAGCCGGCCGGTATTTTCCCCCCGGCTCCTGGATCTGTTCCAGGATGCATGGATGGTGGCCTCCATTGAACTGGAAGAAAACGATATCCGGTCCGGTGCGATTCTTCTGGCCCTTCTGGAGCGGCCCCAATCCTACGTGTCCGGCAGTTATGATGCCCTGCTGAAAAAAATCAGTCTGGAAACCTTAAAAGAACAATTTTTCGCCATTACCAAAGGATCGAATGAGGCCTCGTCCATTAAACCGGCATCAACATCAAAGCCCGGAGGCGGAGAGCCCCAGAAGTCAGGCAGTTTCATCAACAGGTTCTGCAATAATTTTACGGAAAAAGCATCCCTGGGCGGCATTGATCCTGTGTTCGGCCGGGATGAAGAGATCCGCCAGATGATTGATGTGTTGTCCCGCAGAAGGAAAAACAACCCCATCTGTGTGGGGGAACCCGGGGTCGGCAAGACGGCTGTGGTGGAGGGGCTTGCCCTGCGCATCATCCAGGATGACGTCCCGGATGTGCTTAAAAACGTAACTCTGCTGGAGCTGGACATGGGGCTGCTTGAAGCCGGTGCCGGCATGAAAGGCGAATTTGAAAACCGGCTGAAAGGAGTTATCACCGAGGTCAAGGCCTATGAAACCCCGGTCATTTTGTTCATTGACGAAGCCCACACCCTGATCGGCGCCGGGGGCAGCGCCGGCGGCAGCGACGCGGCCAACCTATTAAAACCGGCCCTGGCCCGGGGGGAACTGCGCACCGTGGCCGCCACCACCTGGGGAGAATATAAAAAATATTTTGAAAAGGACCCGGCCCTGGCCCGGCGGTTTCAGCCCATTAAGCTGGATGAACCCAGCGTGGCAGACACCGAACTGATCCTGAGGGGCTTGAAGCCCGGGTATGAAAAAACACACAAGGTCATTATCACCGAAGCTGCGGTCAAGGCGGCTGCGGAGTTCTCAGACCGGTACATTGCCGGCAGATTCCTGCCCGACAAAGCCATTGATCTTCTGGATACGGGTTGTGCCCGGGTAAAAATAAATCTATCCACCAAACCGCCGGCCCTGGAAGACAAGGACCGGGCCATCCAGGCCTTTGAACGCACCCAAACGGCCATGGAACGGGACCGGGACAACAATATGCCCATTGATGAAGAGACCTATGAAAAAATTTTAGCGGATATTGACCAATATACCCGGGATGCGGATGCCATTAAAGAGCGTTGGGAAAAAGAGATGCAGGCGGCCCAGGCTGTACTTGAACTAAGAGCAGAGCTGCAGGCAACCGATAAAACCGATGCCGACGCCATTGAAAAGATCAAATCAAAACTTTCCGAGGCTGACACGGAACTTGCGCGTATCCAGGGAGAAAATGCCCTGATGCAGCTTGAGGTCAATGAAAACGTCATCGCCCAGGTGGTGTCGGACTGGACCGGTATTCCTTTGGGCAAAATGCTTAAGGATGAGGCCGAAAATATTGTTAACCTGGATAAACGGTTGGGAGAACGGGTTAAAGGCCAGGACCATGCCCTCCAGGCCATTGCCGAGGTGATCCGGGCGTCCAAGGCCGGTATCAAGGACCCGAGTCAGCCCATGGGGGTATTTCTTTTGGCCGGGCCCAGCGGTGTGGGCAAAACCGAAACCGGCATGGCCATTGCCGATCTTATGTTCGGCAGCGAGAAAAACTCGGTGATCATCAATATGAGTGAGTTCCAGGAAGGCCATACCGTCAGCCGTCTGATCGGCTCTCCTCCCGGCTATGTGGGATTTGGCGAAGGAGGCATGCTCACCGAGGCGGTGCGCCAGAAGCCCTATTCCGTGGTGCTCCTCGACGAAGTTGAAAAGGCCCATCCCGATATCCTGAACCTGTTTTACCAGGTCTTTGACAAAGGGGTGCTCACCGACGGCGAAGGAAAGGAGATCAACTTTAAAAACACCGTGATCATCCTCACCTCAAACCTGGCCACAGACACCATCCAGGCCATGACCATTGACCAGGAACAGGTTGAGATCGAAGCGGTCACGTCGGCCATCCGCCCCATGCTGTCAAAATACTTTAAACCGGCCCTGCTGGCCCGGATGACGGTGCTGCCCTATGTCAGTCTAAAACCCGATGTCCTCTCCATGATTGTTGGACTCAAGCTGAAAAAGGTGAAAAAGACCCTGAAAGAGAACAACAAAATCGAATTACAGTTTACGGACAAAGTGCAGGAACAGATCACCGCCAGGTGCAGCGAGGTTGAAACCGGTGCCCGGAACATTGATTACATCCTTAACGCCAATATTTTTCCCAAAATCTCCAGGGAATTGTTAACCCGGATGAGCACCGACGGCATGCCGTCCAAAATCATTCTGGATGTGGATGAGACCGATTCATTTACCATTGAGTTTGAAGATTAA
- the tssG gene encoding type VI secretion system baseplate subunit TssG, protein MAPEKRQSDPGIETQLYESFFEFSFFKAVELLEKFAPGKKAIGEALTPDQEAVRFGVQPGFCFPASDIVRLEKDESSGQAQMDVAFMGLIGPSGLLPNWYNELGVARKKKKDDTFIEFLNMFHHRLISLFYLAWKKQLFPENYQPGAGDRLSRYLLSLAGLGTSGMVGMLDLPRESLTFYSGLLSLPTASATGIEAAIEYFSGAPTRVDQFIERDIPLEEEDCTRLGAAHGSLGRDAVCGSLVKECQTKFRVNIGPMGFTRYNKFMPGGDLLLPVFSLIRYMVGIEFEFELRVILDKQQIPACVLGQTGTNTPKLGWTTWSASQGHHFKDDPYITFQERDLKQLKS, encoded by the coding sequence GTGGCCCCCGAGAAGCGGCAATCAGATCCTGGTATAGAGACACAGCTCTATGAATCGTTTTTTGAATTCTCCTTTTTCAAGGCAGTTGAGTTGCTGGAAAAATTTGCACCTGGAAAAAAAGCGATTGGCGAGGCGCTTACGCCGGACCAGGAGGCGGTACGCTTTGGTGTACAGCCCGGCTTTTGTTTTCCGGCCAGTGACATTGTGCGGCTTGAAAAGGATGAATCGTCAGGGCAGGCGCAAATGGATGTGGCCTTTATGGGCCTTATCGGACCCTCCGGCCTTTTGCCCAACTGGTACAATGAACTTGGGGTGGCGCGAAAGAAAAAAAAGGATGATACCTTTATTGAATTTTTAAACATGTTCCACCACCGCCTGATTTCGCTCTTTTATCTGGCCTGGAAAAAACAGCTGTTTCCCGAAAACTACCAGCCGGGTGCCGGGGACAGACTTTCCAGATACCTGCTCAGCCTGGCGGGCTTGGGCACATCCGGCATGGTGGGCATGCTGGATCTTCCCAGGGAATCGTTAACCTTTTACAGCGGCCTGCTCTCTTTGCCCACGGCATCGGCAACAGGGATTGAGGCGGCCATTGAATACTTTTCCGGCGCACCGACCCGGGTGGACCAGTTCATTGAACGCGATATCCCCCTGGAAGAGGAGGACTGCACCCGCCTTGGAGCGGCCCACGGCAGCCTGGGCAGGGACGCCGTCTGCGGCAGCTTGGTCAAGGAGTGCCAGACCAAATTCAGGGTCAATATCGGTCCCATGGGGTTTACCCGGTATAATAAATTCATGCCCGGCGGTGACCTGCTCCTGCCGGTGTTTTCACTCATCCGGTACATGGTGGGCATTGAATTTGAATTTGAGCTGCGCGTGATACTCGATAAACAACAGATCCCGGCATGTGTGCTGGGTCAAACAGGAACAAATACACCCAAACTGGGGTGGACCACCTGGTCAGCATCCCAGGGGCATCACTTTAAAGATGACCCGTATATCACCTTTCAGGAGCGTGATTTAAAGCAGTTAAAATCATAA
- the tssF gene encoding type VI secretion system baseplate subunit TssF: MDDTLLKYYEQELTFVREMGGHFARKYPKIAGRLQLEPDKCEDPHIERLIEAFAFISGRIHKKIDDDFPEITESIFNITYPHYNNPIPSMTIVQFDPITKSITEKGYTIEKGVPMFSKPVKGSPCTFTLCSAVSLWPVKVAGVEVKEAGPSALNTVQTLDIRLDTVNDIDFGDIAFDRLRFFLNGQSQHVFPLYERLFNNVTAVKLMFTPEGGTEKTLTLDKTSIRPVGFSGDEKLLPFSKRSFPGYLLLFEYFTFPEKFLFFDLVGLTRLNGLRAGTRLTIRFCFDKAIKKNVIVDPDTFQLNAAPAVNLFKKIAEPIRIEQRKTEYQVTPDLRRYDATEVYTIDQVTAASTSESKAKEFRPFYSIRHHLSDELDNEPKVFWHVQRRPSGRKSDKGTDVFLSFCDLNMTPADPGCDILTVRHTCTNRDMPSRLPFGDVRGDFTMELAAPVNKIVSLIKPTPTFRPALGGALQWRLISHLSLNYISLAEGGEDALKEILKLYDFQNSSATRQQINGIVSVSTRHITKRVNDAFARGVEITITLDEDKFVGSGLYLFGAILDRFLGQYVSVNSFSRLVIRTLQATKELKKWPPRSGNQILV; this comes from the coding sequence CACAAAAAAATTGATGATGATTTTCCTGAAATCACCGAATCCATTTTCAACATCACCTATCCGCATTACAACAATCCGATCCCCTCCATGACCATCGTGCAGTTTGACCCCATAACCAAAAGCATCACGGAAAAGGGATACACCATCGAAAAAGGGGTGCCGATGTTTTCCAAACCGGTGAAAGGCAGTCCGTGCACCTTTACCCTTTGCTCGGCCGTATCGCTTTGGCCCGTAAAAGTTGCCGGTGTGGAGGTCAAAGAGGCAGGTCCGTCGGCGCTTAACACCGTGCAGACCCTTGACATCCGTCTGGATACCGTCAATGACATTGATTTCGGCGATATTGCCTTTGACAGGCTTCGATTTTTCTTAAACGGCCAGTCCCAGCATGTATTTCCTCTTTATGAACGCCTTTTCAATAATGTTACGGCCGTTAAATTAATGTTTACCCCGGAGGGCGGCACCGAGAAAACCCTGACCTTGGATAAAACGTCAATCCGCCCGGTGGGATTTTCCGGGGATGAAAAACTGCTTCCCTTTTCCAAACGCTCCTTTCCCGGGTATCTGCTGCTGTTTGAGTACTTCACCTTTCCTGAAAAATTTCTTTTTTTTGATCTGGTTGGACTTACCCGGTTAAATGGCCTTCGGGCGGGCACCCGATTGACCATACGCTTTTGTTTTGACAAGGCAATCAAAAAAAATGTCATTGTAGACCCGGATACATTTCAGCTCAATGCCGCACCGGCCGTGAACCTGTTTAAAAAAATTGCCGAGCCCATCCGCATTGAACAGAGAAAAACCGAATACCAGGTTACCCCGGACCTTCGCCGGTATGACGCCACGGAGGTGTACACCATAGATCAGGTGACAGCCGCATCAACCTCAGAAAGCAAGGCCAAAGAGTTTCGGCCCTTTTACTCCATCCGGCACCATCTGTCCGATGAACTTGACAATGAACCCAAGGTATTCTGGCACGTTCAGCGTCGGCCCTCCGGCCGCAAATCAGATAAAGGTACGGATGTATTTTTATCCTTTTGCGATTTAAACATGACCCCGGCAGATCCGGGGTGTGATATCCTGACCGTCAGGCACACCTGCACAAACAGGGATATGCCCTCCCGCCTGCCGTTTGGCGATGTGCGAGGCGATTTCACCATGGAACTTGCCGCGCCTGTAAATAAAATTGTCTCATTGATTAAGCCCACACCCACCTTTCGGCCGGCCCTGGGCGGTGCCCTGCAGTGGCGGCTGATCTCCCATCTCTCCTTGAATTACATCTCCCTGGCAGAGGGCGGAGAAGATGCATTAAAAGAGATCCTCAAACTGTATGATTTCCAGAATTCAAGCGCCACCCGGCAACAGATCAACGGTATTGTATCCGTGTCAACCCGGCACATCACCAAGCGGGTGAATGACGCCTTTGCCAGGGGCGTGGAAATCACCATAACACTGGATGAAGATAAATTTGTCGGATCCGGGCTTTATCTGTTCGGGGCGATCCTGGACCGGTTTTTAGGACAATATGTCTCGGTGAACTCATTTTCCAGACTGGTCATTAGAACCCTTCAGGCAACAAAGGAGTTAAAAAAGTGGCCCCCGAGAAGCGGCAATCAGATCCTGGTATAG